In Mycobacterium sp. ITM-2016-00317, the genomic window CTGAGCGCAAAGGCATTCGTGGGGCGCGAGGGTGACCGGGTAATCTTGGTGCCCGTGAGTAACAGCGGATTCGACGCCCCGGCCCGGTTGGGCACCCTGTTGACCGCGATCGTTACCCCGTTCAAGCCCGACGGCTCCCTGGACACCGACGCGGCGGCCCGGCTGGCCACCCGTCTGGTCGATGCCGGGTGCGACGGCCTGGTGGTTTCCGGCACCACCGGCGAGTCCCCGACCACCACCGACGACGAGAAGCTGCTGATGCTGCGCACGGTGCTGGAGGCCGTCGGCGACCGCGCGCGGATCATCGCCGGCGCGGGCAGCTACGACACCGCGCACAGCGTGAAGCTGGCCAAGGCCAGCGCCGCCGAGGGCGCGCACGGGCTGCTGGTCGTCACCCCGTACTACTCGCGTCCGCCGCAGGCCGGGCTGCTCGCGCACTTCACCACGGTCGCCGACGCGACCGAGCTGCCCAACATCCTCTACGACATCCCGCCGCGGTCGGTCGTGCCGATCGAGTGGGACACCATCCGCACGCTGGCCCGCCACCCCAACATCGTCGCGATCAAGGACGCCAAGGGTGACCTGCACGGCGGCGGCCAGGCCATCGCCGAGACCGGGCTGGCTTACTACTCCGGCGACGACGCACTGAACCTGCCCTGGCTGGCCGTCGGCGCGGTGGGCTTCATCAGCGTGTGGGGTCACCTCGCCGCCGCCCAGTTGCGGG contains:
- the dapA gene encoding 4-hydroxy-tetrahydrodipicolinate synthase gives rise to the protein MSNSGFDAPARLGTLLTAIVTPFKPDGSLDTDAAARLATRLVDAGCDGLVVSGTTGESPTTTDDEKLLMLRTVLEAVGDRARIIAGAGSYDTAHSVKLAKASAAEGAHGLLVVTPYYSRPPQAGLLAHFTTVADATELPNILYDIPPRSVVPIEWDTIRTLARHPNIVAIKDAKGDLHGGGQAIAETGLAYYSGDDALNLPWLAVGAVGFISVWGHLAAAQLRDMMSAFASGDVATARKISVTLGPLAQAQARLGGVTLSKAGLRLQGFEAGDPRLPQIPATDAQLEALAGDMRAAGVLR